One window of Fusobacterium polymorphum genomic DNA carries:
- the dnaE gene encoding DNA polymerase III subunit alpha, giving the protein MENNFVHLNLHTEYSLSEGVNSIDSFLVKAKELGMTSLAVTDYANMFCAIEFYQKAKKMGIKPIIGLELPISNRDEQNIFSLTLLAKNYNGYKNLVKLASELYKNNENRELKLNKEILKEHSQDLIALSSSMNGEIGKAILTNSSDEKVNKIIDEYIEIFSKENFYLEIQANELSETKIINDRFYDLAKFHDLELVATNNVYYVDRDGYELQDIIICIQSGLKVKEKNRKRAISKELYLKSKDEMKRFLGEKFEKAIENANYIADLCNVEIGFGNLQFPYYEVPSEYSGMDEYLKTICHTNIKKLYKEDLTKDILDRLEYELSVIIKMGYSGYFIVVWDFISYAKRRGIPVGPGRGSAAGSLVAYCLGITMIDPIRYNLLFERFLNPERISMPDIDIDICRERRDELIDYVVHKYGRDRVAHIITFGRMKARAAIRDIGRVLDIDLKKIDKLSKLVSPFQALEKTLKENVEVAKLYTTDIELQKVIDLAIRIENTVRHVSTHAAGILITKEDLDKTVPIYLDEKEGVIATQYQMKELEELGLLKIDFLGLKNLSNIQRTIDYIKKYKNVDIDLYKIPLDDKKVFHMLSLGDSTGVFQLESPGIRKIMKRLKPDKFEDIVALLALYRPGPLQSGMVDDFINRKNGKEKIEYPHKNLEIILKETYGVILYQEQVMKIASYMADYSLGEADLLRRAMGKKNFAIMRENREKFIERAIHNGYTVEKSEEIFELIDKFAGYGFNKSHSVAYAMISYWTAYFKAYYPAFYYAAVMTSEISETGDIAYYFNDAKEHGVRVYSPNVNSPSAYFEVKNEGITYSLAAIKNFGLTMAKKIVEDVKLNGKYTTLEEFVFRNKKNGMNKRALEALILSGALDEIKGNRKEKFLSIDKVLDYSSKAPKTDEIQQMNLFGAAAKTIDKFNLAISEDFTLDEKLNKEQEFLGFYLSSHPLDRYKDILTTFSIKKLSEFDLEGNQVIKTFGTITNLKKTITKKEEQMAMFNLSCYDRTISCIAFPRVYERFITEIIEKKTVYIEGKIQIDNYKGESTSKLLVDKLMELDKIFEYPAKKLFILIEPEDSYRYSRLKDLINFNKGKTQIVFAIKNKDEKKLQTMNKGVKLSKDFFENLIELMGIDKIKIVM; this is encoded by the coding sequence ATGGAGAATAATTTTGTTCATTTGAATTTACATACTGAATATAGTTTATCAGAAGGTGTAAATAGCATAGATAGTTTTTTAGTCAAAGCAAAAGAATTGGGAATGACCTCATTGGCAGTAACAGATTATGCCAATATGTTTTGTGCTATTGAGTTTTATCAAAAAGCAAAAAAAATGGGAATAAAACCAATTATTGGTTTAGAACTACCTATTTCTAATAGAGATGAGCAAAATATTTTTAGCTTAACTTTACTTGCTAAAAACTATAATGGATATAAGAATTTAGTTAAGTTAGCCTCTGAACTATATAAAAACAATGAAAATAGAGAATTAAAATTAAATAAAGAGATTCTAAAAGAACATAGCCAAGATTTAATTGCACTTTCATCTTCAATGAATGGAGAAATTGGAAAGGCTATTTTAACAAATTCATCAGATGAAAAAGTTAATAAAATAATTGATGAATATATTGAAATATTTTCAAAAGAAAATTTTTATTTGGAGATACAAGCCAATGAACTTTCTGAAACAAAAATAATAAATGATAGGTTTTATGATTTAGCAAAATTTCATGACCTAGAATTAGTGGCAACAAATAATGTTTATTATGTTGATAGAGATGGTTATGAGTTGCAGGATATTATAATCTGTATTCAGTCAGGTCTAAAAGTAAAGGAAAAAAATAGAAAAAGAGCTATTTCAAAGGAATTATATTTAAAATCAAAAGATGAAATGAAAAGATTTTTAGGAGAAAAATTTGAAAAAGCTATTGAAAATGCAAATTATATAGCAGATTTATGTAATGTTGAAATAGGTTTTGGGAACTTACAATTTCCATATTATGAAGTTCCAAGTGAATACTCTGGAATGGATGAATATTTAAAAACTATCTGCCATACTAATATTAAAAAATTATATAAAGAAGATTTAACTAAGGATATCTTAGACAGATTAGAGTATGAATTATCAGTTATTATAAAAATGGGATATTCTGGATATTTTATAGTGGTTTGGGATTTTATATCTTATGCAAAAAGGAGAGGTATACCTGTTGGACCTGGTAGAGGTTCAGCAGCTGGAAGTTTAGTTGCCTATTGTTTGGGAATAACTATGATAGACCCTATAAGATATAATTTACTGTTTGAAAGATTTCTAAATCCTGAAAGAATATCTATGCCAGATATTGATATAGATATTTGTCGTGAAAGACGGGATGAACTGATAGATTATGTTGTGCATAAATATGGTAGAGATAGGGTTGCACATATAATAACTTTTGGAAGAATGAAAGCTAGAGCTGCAATAAGAGATATTGGTAGAGTTTTAGATATAGACTTAAAAAAGATTGATAAGTTGAGTAAATTGGTTTCTCCATTTCAAGCTTTAGAAAAAACTTTAAAAGAAAATGTTGAAGTTGCTAAATTATATACAACAGATATAGAATTACAAAAAGTTATAGACTTAGCAATAAGAATAGAAAATACTGTAAGACATGTATCTACACATGCAGCAGGTATACTTATAACAAAAGAAGATTTAGATAAAACAGTTCCAATCTATTTAGATGAGAAAGAAGGAGTTATTGCAACTCAATATCAAATGAAAGAACTTGAGGAGTTGGGACTTTTAAAGATAGATTTTTTAGGATTAAAAAATTTATCAAATATTCAAAGAACAATAGATTATATAAAAAAATATAAAAATGTTGACATTGATCTATATAAAATTCCACTTGATGATAAAAAAGTTTTTCACATGTTATCTTTAGGAGATTCAACAGGAGTTTTCCAACTTGAATCACCAGGAATTAGAAAGATAATGAAAAGATTAAAACCTGATAAGTTTGAAGATATAGTAGCCCTATTAGCACTATATAGACCTGGACCTCTACAATCAGGAATGGTTGATGACTTTATAAATCGTAAAAATGGAAAAGAAAAAATTGAATATCCACATAAAAATTTAGAGATAATATTAAAAGAAACCTATGGTGTAATTTTGTATCAAGAGCAAGTTATGAAAATAGCAAGTTATATGGCAGATTATAGTCTTGGTGAAGCAGATTTATTAAGACGGGCTATGGGGAAGAAAAACTTTGCTATTATGAGAGAAAATAGAGAAAAGTTTATTGAAAGAGCAATACATAATGGCTATACAGTTGAAAAATCAGAAGAAATATTTGAATTGATAGATAAATTTGCAGGCTATGGTTTCAATAAATCACACTCTGTTGCCTATGCTATGATTTCTTATTGGACTGCATACTTTAAAGCATATTACCCAGCTTTTTATTATGCAGCAGTTATGACTTCTGAAATTTCTGAAACAGGAGATATTGCTTATTATTTTAATGATGCAAAAGAACATGGTGTAAGAGTTTATTCTCCAAATGTAAACTCTCCTAGTGCATATTTTGAGGTTAAAAATGAAGGAATAACATATTCTCTTGCAGCAATTAAAAATTTTGGTTTAACTATGGCTAAAAAAATAGTTGAAGATGTAAAATTAAATGGTAAATATACAACACTTGAAGAATTTGTTTTTAGAAATAAGAAAAATGGAATGAATAAAAGAGCTCTAGAAGCTTTAATTTTATCAGGTGCTTTAGATGAGATTAAAGGGAATAGAAAAGAAAAATTTTTATCAATAGATAAGGTACTAGATTATAGCTCAAAAGCACCAAAAACAGATGAAATTCAACAGATGAATCTTTTTGGAGCAGCAGCCAAAACAATAGATAAATTTAATTTGGCTATAAGTGAAGATTTTACTTTAGATGAGAAGCTAAATAAAGAACAAGAATTTTTAGGTTTCTATTTAAGCTCACATCCACTTGATAGATACAAAGATATTCTTACAACATTTTCAATAAAAAAACTTTCTGAATTTGATTTAGAAGGAAATCAAGTTATAAAAACTTTTGGAACTATCACAAATTTAAAGAAAACTATAACAAAAAAAGAAGAACAGATGGCAATGTTTAATCTTAGTTGTTATGATAGAACCATATCTTGTATAGCTTTTCCTAGGGTGTATGAAAGGTTTATAACTGAAATTATAGAAAAGAAAACTGTCTATATTGAAGGAAAGATTCAAATAGATAATTATAAAGGAGAAAGTACAAGTAAACTATTGGTAGATAAATTAATGGAACTAGAT